The sequence GCAAAAAATAAAATAAAATATTTTCATAATAATATAATAGTTTTAAAAAAAATTTTTAGTAAAATGGAATATTTTTTTCATGAAAAAAGTTCAGGTATAGATCCTTTAATTTGTTATTTAAATTTTCCTTTATTTATTCGTTCAGAAAAAGAAATTTATAAAATTAAAATTCCTAATAATAAAAAAAATGGAATAGGTGCTATTTTTTTATTAAATTCTGGAATTACAAAAAAAACTAATTATATGATAAATTTTTTTTTAAAAAAATTTAAACATCAAACATTTAAAAAAATATTAAAAGAAGAATTTATGGAATATAATAAAAAATGTATAGAAGCTTTTCTTAAAGAAGATTTCAAAATTTTATTAAAAAATGTAAAAAAACTATCTATTTGGGTTTTTAAACATTTACGTCCTATGATTCCAAAAAATATTTGTAAAATATGGGAAGAAGGATTATTTAATAATATTTATTATTTAAAATTATGTGGTTCTGGAGGAGGAGGTTTTATTTTAGGATTTACTCCAAATTATGATATATCTATAAAAAAATTGAAAAAATATACAACGGAAATTATTTTTCGTTTTTAATACTTATGATAAAAGATAATAATAAAATTAGATTAAATCATTACTTATCTGATGCTGGTATTTCTTCTAGAAGAAATGCAGATAAACTTATTAAATCTGGAGTTATTGAAGTTAATGGTAAAATAGTTAATAAATTAGGTACTGTTGTACAAAAAGATGATGTTATAAAATTTCACGGAGAAAAAATTAAAATTAAAAATAAAATTTATATACTTCTTAATAAACCTAAAGGTTTTATTACAACAACAAAAGATCAATTTAATAGAAAAACAGTAATTGATTTAATTCCTAATAATTTATATAACAGAATTTATCCTGTTGGAAGATTAGATTCTTCTACTACAGGTGTGTTGCTTTTAACAAATGATGGATCTATAACTGAAAAATTAACTCATCCAAAATACCATATAAAAAAAATATATCATGTGTCATTACATAAAAAAATTAATGATAAAGATTTAGATAAAATTAGAAAAGGAGAAATATCCTTAAAAGAAGGTAAAGTAAAAGTAATATTTGTTAAAAAAGATAAAAAAAATAAAGTAAAAATAGGATTGTATATGGGATGGAATAGAATTATAAAAAGACTTTTTAAAAAACTTAATTATTTAGTTGTACAATTAGATAGAATTAATTTTGCTGGATTTACTAAAAAAAATATTAAAATAGGAAAATGGTGTTTTTTAAATGAAAACAAAGTAAAAAATATTATAGAAAAAAATTTTTTATATGAAAAAAAAAATAACCATTATTAATGGTCCAAATTTAAATTTATTAGGAAAAAGAGAACCAAAAATATATGGAACTAAAAATTTTATAGATTTTCTTGAACAAATAAAAAAAAAAGAAATTTTTTTAAATATAGAAATAAATTATTTTCAAAGTAATAGTGAGGGTAAAATTATAGATTTTTTACAATTTATAGGATTTCAATCTGATGGTATTATTATAAATGCAGGAGCTTACACACATACTTCTATAGGAATTGCTGATGCTATCAAATCTATACCGGCTATAGTTATAGAAGTTCATATATCAAATATTTATTCTAGAGAATCTTTTAGAAAAAAATCATTTCTTTCTACAGTTTGTAATGGTACAATTTTTGGTTTTGGATTAAAATCCTATGAATTAGGAATAATTAGTTTTTGTTTATAAAAAAATTTATCCTCATTATTTAATTTTTTTATGTATTGTATAATATCATTTTTTCCATATTTTTTTTTTATGGAAACTTTAAACCATATAAATGGTTTATATGTTTTAATTTTTTTTATAGATAAAAAAATATTTTTATCAAGAGTTTTACAATTTAATTTATCTATTTTTGTAAAAACAATACAAAAATGAATTTTTTTATTATTCAATTTTTGTATGAAATCTAAATCTATTTTTTGAATAATAAATCTACAATCTATTAATAAAAATAAACAATTAATATTTTTTCTATGAAAAATATAATTTTCAATTAATTCTTGTATTTTTTTTTTATTTTTTTTTTCAGAAAAATATCCATAT is a genomic window of Blattabacterium cuenoti containing:
- the aroQ gene encoding type II 3-dehydroquinate dehydratase; the protein is MKKKITIINGPNLNLLGKREPKIYGTKNFIDFLEQIKKKEIFLNIEINYFQSNSEGKIIDFLQFIGFQSDGIIINAGAYTHTSIGIADAIKSIPAIVIEVHISNIYSRESFRKKSFLSTVCNGTIFGFGLKSYELGIISFCL
- the yihA gene encoding ribosome biogenesis GTP-binding protein YihA/YsxC; the encoded protein is MKIFSVKFKRSTYNFNQLFIKKNPEYAFAGRSNVGKSSLINCIINRKKIAKVSSHPGSTKLINHYLINNKWYLIDLPGYGYFSEKKNKKKIQELIENYIFHRKNINCLFLLIDCRFIIQKIDLDFIQKLNNKKIHFCIVFTKIDKLNCKTLDKNIFLSIKKIKTYKPFIWFKVSIKKKYGKNDIIQYIKKLNNEDKFFYKQKLIIPNS
- a CDS encoding pseudouridine synthase, with the protein product MIKDNNKIRLNHYLSDAGISSRRNADKLIKSGVIEVNGKIVNKLGTVVQKDDVIKFHGEKIKIKNKIYILLNKPKGFITTTKDQFNRKTVIDLIPNNLYNRIYPVGRLDSSTTGVLLLTNDGSITEKLTHPKYHIKKIYHVSLHKKINDKDLDKIRKGEISLKEGKVKVIFVKKDKKNKVKIGLYMGWNRIIKRLFKKLNYLVVQLDRINFAGFTKKNIKIGKWCFLNENKVKNIIEKNFLYEKKNNHY
- a CDS encoding GHMP family kinase ATP-binding protein, with the protein product MVKSIFSAKILLFGEYGIIKNSSGLSIPHNFYKGCLKFYKKKEIIYHNSNYIIKKYCDFLYILEKKNILKELDLNKLYKDIQKGLFFHSNIPQGYGIGSSGALVAAIYNKYAKNKIKYFHNNIIVLKKIFSKMEYFFHEKSSGIDPLICYLNFPLFIRSEKEIYKIKIPNNKKNGIGAIFLLNSGITKKTNYMINFFLKKFKHQTFKKILKEEFMEYNKKCIEAFLKEDFKILLKNVKKLSIWVFKHLRPMIPKNICKIWEEGLFNNIYYLKLCGSGGGGFILGFTPNYDISIKKLKKYTTEIIFRF